aaaaaaaaaaaaattacatgtaaATATTCATTTGAGTTGCGTTTGGGTTTTGATGATCCGCTggctttttgtttaaattttctattgttTGTGGGTCCGCAACAAAGAAGCTTGTTTTTAGCTTATTTCTTCATCAATTAGGTATTGGTTTTGGTAAAAAAGCACTCTTTGTAGGTCCTACCTTTTGCTTTTTCAACATtatataaagagaaaattacattttattcatttgtaatttgactgaaatttaagttgtcgaTTTGTGATTTGgaatttgacactttacttaTCTAAAGTTTTACCAAAACTTTGCCTTCCTGTGGTTTGAAATCCCATGATGCAAGTGTCTCACTTAATTCGTTTTgatcttatatttttatgtttttttgttgttgttgtgtttttagaggaaagagacataaaagtggagcaaaattacatatttagccatATTTTCAACATATATAGGTTACAAAATTTTAACTGAGTTAATGACATGTatgtaaaatgtcaaatttcaaaccatagaTACATAACTTAAATTTCGGTTAAACCATAGAtggataaattgtaatttacccttAAATAAACTAGATAAATGCACAAAAGTTTTCCTTCACTACTTACATGTATTGTTAAAGAAAGACATTAATGGGTGCTTTTAgagaaattattaataaaccatattaagaaagtttttaacattacttttataagaaatataaaaaaccatcaaaaaaattaattgctttatcattttctataaaatattttcaaatcaaTATCTCTAGAGCATctgttatcattttttattattaaaacaagtCATATAACTTAGTATTAAATAgatcataaaattaaaaatatatgttaatGGTTTTATAATcatcagttaaaaaaaatttctttcaaaccaATTTAAGCATATAATTTTCCCTTGAGAGAAATTTTCTTTAGATCCAGAAAAAAttctattcattaaaaaatataaaaatataaccgtTACATGGAAAAGGCAAAAGAGTGAGTAAGAATCTGTAACAGAAGCAGTGAAGCATTTCAGTGCAGTAGTACTTAGCTTAGCTGGGCTCCAAGAAAGGAGTAACCTTTGCACTCCTCCTAGGCAACAGTGAAGAGCAAGAGACATAAATAGGCAATAGCACTGAAGTTTTAAACACAAACACCAACAAAGGccaagccaaaaaaagaaaaaaagaaaacaccatGATCTTCTTCCACACCAACCCCATCaccatttttctctttctcacttctctcattctctcatcCCACCTCTACATCTTCTCTTCAGCTTCTGATTCTGAAGTGGGtatgttttctctttctctatcatatagctactttttttttagttatgacttatgagcaATGCCAACATATAATTGTCTCACTTCATCTTCAAGGTCTCTTATAAGGATTTTGCTggtttttattagtttatgttTTAGATTTGAAGAATGGTTTCTTTCAATCGTCTGCATAGATGCatacaaagacaaaaaaatccaaccttttctttttggtggaaGTTCTTTCTTTGATCAAATCACATTTAGAAAAATACCATTATTTGATTAATGATGGCACTGTAATAAACACATTTTGGCAATTGCATGTATGCCAGATCACATTAtactcttctcttttctttaatgTTGCTGCaagttagttttattttcttcctaAATTCTGAGTCAAATGTCTTATTTGCTTAGATCACATTATCAGAAAGTACTATTTTAATTAACTCTCATGAAATCCGATTTTCCAGACAATGTAAAGTGTGCACTCAATTGTATTTCTTACCAAATAACAATTAATCTCATTATGACAAATCCTCCTTGTCCAGGATTTTCACTAAAACTGGTCAActtttttaattgttgattaCCTAGGCTATCGATTAAGACAGTTGTCGCCTTGATTATTGCAATCTAAATATGAATGTGATTGAACTTTTTAAGCTACTCAGATCAGATGCAAATTTATTTGAGATGAATTTGTTTATACAGTAATTAGTACTATAGTGGCACCACTGTCACATACAcagttatttaattattattatatatgttctGTTCTTGctttgtgatttttattttttattttttcggtTTATGCTTGAGAATAAAGTAAGTATTAGCTTCTTTCCTTCTTGTTGCATCGGGTTCCAAGTGCTAAGAAAGAAACAGGGAAACAATGTTAGAATATTAGGTTTGTTTCAGCACTTTCTGAAagaaagtcaaactttttatcTTTCCAATGTTATTTTACTAGTCCTAGGATTACCtgctcttcttttctttatgtCTGAGAAAAtaagattctctctctctctctctctctctctctctctccacattTTTACTTCACTTTCTTTGTAAGATTTTATCTTGATAGTGCTTAATCTCTAAGATACGGATGCATTTGGATGTTGGTCATTTGCATGACAATGGAAGACATTTTGCTTCACCTAGTAATGGAAGGACTATTGAATTCACTATATGTTAGCAAATGGGACTGTTATTAGTACTTATCAACCATCTTATTTAGGATATGGGAGAATAAGATTTGGTGAGTGCTACATTCAGAAAAGATGAataattttccttcaaaatgATATGGAAGATAAAATGGGAAGTAACCAGTTTGAGCCAGAGTGTAGTGATGTAAAATCATAATATTCAGATCATGATTACTTCAATCACTGTATTTGAACAATCTTTTCATGCCTTACAGATGATGAAATCCCATTTACTTACACCGAAGGAACTGGTAAAGGGCCAAAGAAATGGGGCCAGATCGATCCACATTGGAAAGCTTGTGGTAATGGGAAAATGCAATCTCCTATTGATCTTCTGAACAGAAGGGTGCAGGTTTTCCCTAGCCTGGGGAAATTAAAAAGGGATTACCAACCAGCTCCGGCTGTTGTGAAGAACAGAGGACATGACATTACAGTAAGTTTAATCTAATGAATGCTTGAGTTGCATACCCCCCAACTTGGACCATTTGGAACCAGGACAGGTTAATCATTATGATTAACCTATTCTGTTTATGAAAACATGCATCACATGGACAAATTATATGATCCTTCTAAATCCTAAGCTTTAACTCCTTAAAGATGTAATAAACACACTCATACTTCTATGTGTGTGCacatgtacacacacacacatatatatatattatattctgATGACAGTTTTGTAGTAGTCATGATAAAACATTTCCATATAAATGGGTAATAGATGTACTAAATCAGATGAAAActattgattaatttattatcTGAAACGGATGTTTCATCAGGTGATGTGGAAAGGGTATGCcggaaaaattaacataaatgGGACTGACTACAAGCTGTTACAATGTCATTGGCATTCACCATCTGAGCACACATTCAATGGATCAAGGTATTTGTTTGCCTTCATTTCACATTTAATACATCTATGGGCTAATTGATTTTTGAACAACCCAGTCCATACATTGCTTTTGTACCCATACAAAATTCTAATCTTCTATTTTCAGGTATGACTTGGAGCTCCACATAGTTCATCTAAGCTCTAGTGGAGAGATAGCTGTTGTTGGAATTGTTTACAAATATGGCCGCCCTGATCCCTTACTTTCAAAGGTATTTTGATGGTTTTCTATTCATTTGCTCATTGAGATCCATAAATGCATATGAATGTGTACACTATTTACAGTAATGcatcacatttttttattaaatccaTAGTTAGGTGATGGATGTTATTGGAACTGTTATAGATTTGGCCCCCTGGCCCCTTCCTTTCAATGGAATTTTTAGATGATTTTCTCTTTCTGACTCTATCACACACAAATGAATATAGACTTGCGTAATATTTTCGCACATAAGTATTATTCAGATAAATGCatacttttatatattaaatgcacataaaaaaattacacgCATGCATGATCTTTTTAAGCTGTCAATGCAGTAATGAACATAGAGCTCAACACATAATTAAGGGACCTAACATGACAAAAAATGCcaagaatttcaattttgaaaaattcatttgTGTATTGTAATAGCTGCTTGacttttatttcaatgacatTCTCACTACACTTGAATCATTAGAAGAGTAGTATTCTTCATGAATTCATCAAAATCTTAGTTTTACGTGTGAATATTTCTTCCTACAAATTTTCTTGATTATTGATTTCTTTATGCCCTTCCCCCTTTTTCTGAAGCTGTTCCACCACATAAAGTCAGTTGGACCAGAAGAGAGAGATTTGGGAATCTTTAACCCAGGCGCTATTAAGTTTGGGAGCAGAAAGTATTACAGATACATTGGTTCTCTTACAGTTCCTCCCTGCACTGAGGGTGTCATTTGGACAATAGTCAAGAAGGTCCTTCACTAAGCACACAATTTTCTCGACCAATAAATGCaatattggttttgttttgttttttctttactcCATATATGCACTTTCCAAAGCACAACTTCTCTTTCATAGGTAAGGACAGTTTCAAGAGAGCAAGTGAGAGCATTAAGGGAAGCTGTTCATGATGTAAGTGTTTCTGAACTGGGATaacataattttgattaaatACTCCACAGAAATTAAGGATATGCAGGACTAACCATAAGGAATAATGAGATAATTATAAGcgtttggtattaaaaaaacatCTGAATATGAGTTCCAAATCTTACCTAAGCATTTCAGGCAATTTTTAACAAATAGTGTATTATAGCTCATTGACAAGTTATTACGCTATCATTGTTTATACCCCCCACCCCCCCGTTCCCCTGAAAAAAAACTGTCAGCAAGATGATTTTCAATATAGAATATACTAGTTGATTTAGTTAACATGTCTTTTTGGCATTGAAATCTCTGGAGTGGATGGTCTTATACAATTATACATCCAATATATTAAAGAAGTCTAAAAAGAAGGCATTTCAAAGTAGGAGTGGGGTTGCCACCACCTACTTTTGGAAGAAGTCATAATGGCTGTTCTGAGATTTGAAAGATAATTACAATGATGAAGCTTTATTCTTGACCAATATAGTAGTCTTTTACCTGAAGCTAGGCTTTTGGCTTGATTTACTGAAACCCTTACCGCTGATGtttggagaatttttttttgctgagaaaaattataaacaattaataattaagtAGCTTTCAagctaaaaaccaaaaagagaAGTGGGAAACCAATCCATAACGTGCCTTCTGTTCACTTTAGTATgtatagtattttttattttattttaattattggtATTACACGTGCATCCAATGGATTTTGAACCCAATGAGAGAAGAAAGTATTagttgagctatagctcatAATATATACGTATGAAGTGTATGGGAAAATTATAGAATACTTTGGGAGTACCAATATATGTGTACTCCCCCACTCACGTGAATTGTGGATTCTACCAAAACTTTAATTAGTGGAATCACTATTATGTGAGAggtaaaaatatgtaattatagTACTCTTAGAGTATTCTATAATAACTTGATGGTACCTGGACTGGATCTTCTATTACATTTATTGCTGGTCTTTGACAAAGCTACTTATGGCACTTCATTTGAGATATATATAATGCAAGAACGAGTAAATACATTAGTCATAAAGCAAAGGAAACTGTACAAAAACTAGCAGGTGATGGAGACAATGTTATAGAAACAATTTTCCTCTAAGTGCTGGTTCACTTTAAGTTaatgtgtttgttttgtttttaccaAGGGgaatttgatttttgctttgTTCTTTTTCCAGGGATTTGAGGCAAATGCAAGGCCAACTCAGCGATCGGGTGAAATAGCAGTTGAGTTTTACACACCAAAAGAGAATGGAGGTTCTACTTAGGTTtctataatttgaaaataaaattaatacttGAAGAACCACATAACTGCATTATCTCCAAAATAAGAGATCTTTATACACACCAACTAGAACACCTTCCCCGTGTTAAGGGATTTTTATGTCTCAATACAAAGAACTTGTTATGCACATGTATTTCAGCaggtaaaagaaataaaaatccaaGAAGTGACATTTCtggttagtttttaagttaatgCCACACCATTTGAAATATGAAATTACGATGTGGTTCATACATACATTGTTAAAGAGTGATCGTTAAATTATCGATTGTCTTAAAAGGTTAAACTATtagaaaatggtgaatttaatcacttaacttAAGTCTAATACCCCCCTCACTTGTGAGTCTAAACTTTCCCTTTATAAGTGGGGTCCAACaagtgaaaatttaatttttttaaatgagagggAGAGTAAAGCCAGTGATTGAACTCAGGAtctcctgctctgataccatattaaattactgattgtcccaaaagcttaagctattagaaaatggtgaatttaatcacttaaccataagtcTAACAGTGATAGTAGAAACATATGAGCTGATGATGAGAAAGTGGGATAGCTAATTGGAAAAGGGAAATTCTGTTGGGATGCAAAGGATAACTCCTAGGGAAGTTTAGTTCTTACAATGGAAGAAGAACCAAAGTGAAAACAATAAGTATATGTTAATCAAGTTGCTATATaggtaaaatgaaaaaacacgCCCAGAATAAGGACATGCAATGTTGTGGCAATCCATGTAGTAGCCCAAGCATTGCCCTTTAAAATTTGGTTAAAGTGTcatggtcactctacaaatataagtacttgtgggatgttggggtaagggccggggtttaAGTTTTCAAGAGAAAACTTTACACACAAATACACTTAGATcatgctagagtagaatttctattatatatatatatatatatatatatatatatatatatatataaagttttaagtgttttggtcatttttttttttgatacaagatagaatttctactctaaccttatctaagtgtatatgtatgtgaagctctTTCCTGGAAatttgaaccccgacccttacccctcacactccacaagcatttatatctGTGGAGttaccatcgcaccaagggtgtgcggtggtgtGTTTTGGTCAGCTTGAAATCACTTCTTGTTTGTAATTGCTAATAACACAAAAAGTGAGGCAATAACGTAAATTGCTTGTAAACAAAAGGGCATTCATATGGGAATGAGCACAGAAGAATGCTTTTTACTAATGTTTGTGTCAACTATCAATCTTCGATATTGTCTCATTAATATGACTACAAGGGCTTTTATTATCTCACACCTATTTTTTCACAtccacttttatatatatatatatatatatatatatatatatatatatatatatatatatatatatatttttagaaataattacaacatgctgctaactcCGCAGTTCAAACACTTTCACCATAGATCCCTAAGCAGTGTGTACATGGGAAGTTGCCAATTCAGCTATAAAACCTTTGGCTtcacttttatattttaaatgtggaaatattttttccactttttaaaatgtgtaaattttcTTGTCAATTGTGGACGTGTAAAATATGAAGGTAAAAGTGTGAGAGAATATTTTCTCATGACTATAATTAGTGAATTCCAGCTGGTTTATACGGTGAAGTCTTTGATCCCTGGTCCATGTTGAAACTAAGGAAGAAAAAACGTCTTAAACCTGTGACTAAAAACATTTTGTAATCCAAAGATTGAATGGGAAAACATACAGATTGAGAAGCTTGTCAATAATACATTTACACATTAACGTCATTGTAACATGGGTAATAATTGTGCACACAAATtgttttaaacaattttatacATAATCCAAAAAACAACTGAAACGGTGACTTAAAGTTGGAAGTTTTATGTAAAGAATGCTAATAGAATCCAAActcaatgaaaaatatatattaaaataatgtctCGGAAAATGTTAGCAatacttttcttttcaaaaaaagagtcaaaagttttagttatatataaatactaGTCGATGTCCCTGTGATAAGTGTGtacaattcattttaaaattttaataagaaattatttatatgGCTCATATATAATACTCATTATATGTTATAATAATTTGGGAATTAAtatttagacaaaaaataaattttttcaatgCATTTGCAATAAATCATTTATTAAAATGGAATTTATTGTTCTTTATATCCCAAAAATGATATTTGATTGATTATATACTAGATTTTACaataattatcattttaatttgCAAATCAAacaatcctttaaaaaaattattttcatttttttggttgcaaaatATAGTAGTTTTGATAATGATCATTATTGAAAATATTCGTCTCATAAGTGTAGTTGAAACAAAAAGAGTAAGCACAAGTGTATTCATTCTATAAATAAGTTGGTAGATTGTTGATATATTAATTCTTGCCAacattttggcaaaaattaaaaagaaatgaaaatgaataataataataataaggcgTAAATGCAATTTTAGTTCAtacattttgacgtttttttcattttagtccctacattttttttaccacttttagtccataAACCAATTAAAGTGTGCTATTTTCgtcctttccgtcagtcaaccgacgaaaatagctgaggtggcagctgtggggggtaaaaagatcctgatgggaacatgggccttttgggccgtgttaaggagggccgacctgaccctgggtttggaaattgttaatactatgggtcggcccatgcgccgagggtccgaggacccagccgagggtgaacttaccctcggactgacaccgcAGAACccggacttcatggtacagtcgtggaatgacacggtcaagaccaacggttaaaaggggtgaacccttgaatgccccagaagcaccagtgttgaagaaatgtcaaagacaaaggctgctacctccacattaaagaccctgcacctaccaccctggccgcattaatggggatgtgacacttaaacagtggaagggaaacttctagctactgttcaaaggcactaagaaaagaaatatctatactaagggaggagttgggggcaacacgtgtataaagtatgaagaagaagagtatttaagaaaagacctagaacagaaatggggacggaactttttgtaacctaaaaagaaaaaaagacaaagagagagagataatataagaacagctctcggcttacgtccgaggagtcctatttacattactctttgctgtttcctaatactggcaatctttagtttgtcatttaatcttcactcacttctaacctgggtttcaagcccactctctacaaattttcattgtttaaggctcattgggcctgagcccataacgtTCTTGGGTccagtgcaattgtgcacttacaattggcgccgtcgtgggaaatctagtctggaAGTAGTagagatattatggcaggcttaggctctcaccatgcagagtcacaaggatcacaaccggaagatcatttcgaacgtcttgaacgtcatagggatcgtgagggaagcgtccatacagaatacccagagGATAGCCATACTcaaggaggg
This genomic stretch from Castanea sativa cultivar Marrone di Chiusa Pesio chromosome 9, ASM4071231v1 harbors:
- the LOC142611041 gene encoding alpha carbonic anhydrase 4-like, producing the protein MIFFHTNPITIFLFLTSLILSSHLYIFSSASDSEVDDEIPFTYTEGTGKGPKKWGQIDPHWKACGNGKMQSPIDLLNRRVQVFPSLGKLKRDYQPAPAVVKNRGHDITVMWKGYAGKININGTDYKLLQCHWHSPSEHTFNGSRYDLELHIVHLSSSGEIAVVGIVYKYGRPDPLLSKLFHHIKSVGPEERDLGIFNPGAIKFGSRKYYRYIGSLTVPPCTEGVIWTIVKKVRTVSREQVRALREAVHDGFEANARPTQRSGEIAVEFYTPKENGGST